A single window of Fusobacterium perfoetens DNA harbors:
- the pstA gene encoding phosphate ABC transporter permease PstA, translated as MSLLKGTGAKVIEGIIKGVGYLSVLPVVCIVIYIIFKGVPSISWEFLATNPTDGMRAGGILPAIIGSIYLTIGTIAVSVPFGILTGIFLVEYSKDNIIRRVINLTIVNLAGIPSIIYGLFGMSLFVIFLQFGSSILSGALTLGIMCLPVIITATREALLAIPKDLREASLALGATKWETTWKIILPTALPGILTGIILSISRAAGETAPIMFTVVAFYLPFLPESVWDQVMALPYHLYVIATQVPNMPDKIMNGTVLVIVVLTVGFNLLGAVLRKKFSSK; from the coding sequence ATGAGTTTATTAAAAGGAACAGGAGCAAAAGTAATAGAGGGAATTATTAAAGGTGTTGGGTATCTTTCAGTTTTACCTGTTGTCTGCATAGTGATTTATATAATATTTAAAGGAGTTCCTTCAATATCGTGGGAATTTTTAGCAACAAACCCTACTGATGGAATGAGAGCAGGAGGAATACTTCCTGCAATAATTGGAAGTATTTATCTTACAATAGGAACAATAGCAGTTTCAGTTCCTTTTGGTATTCTTACAGGAATATTTCTAGTTGAATATTCTAAAGATAATATAATAAGAAGAGTAATAAATCTTACAATAGTAAATCTGGCAGGAATACCAAGTATCATATATGGACTTTTTGGAATGTCATTGTTTGTAATTTTCTTACAATTTGGTTCATCAATTCTTTCAGGGGCTCTTACCCTTGGAATAATGTGTCTTCCTGTAATAATAACAGCAACAAGGGAAGCACTTCTTGCAATACCTAAAGATTTAAGGGAAGCTTCTTTAGCTTTAGGGGCAACAAAATGGGAAACAACATGGAAAATAATTCTTCCAACAGCTCTTCCAGGAATTCTTACAGGAATTATTTTAAGTATATCAAGAGCTGCTGGAGAAACAGCACCTATAATGTTTACAGTAGTAGCATTTTATCTGCCTTTCCTTCCAGAATCTGTATGGGATCAGGTAATGGCTCTTCCATATCATCTTTATGTAATTGCAACACAAGTTCCTAATATGCCTGATAAGATAATGAATGGAACAGTTCTTGTAATAGTTGTTCTTACAGTAGGATTTAACTTGCTTGGTGCAGTTTTAAGAAAAAAATTCAGCAGTAAATAA
- a CDS encoding sensor histidine kinase produces the protein MGKISELYGDAAKRTLKEDALMVKELTNGYTKSNFQDMFGNVKKRFTLIDAQGNILYDSERYTKEDEMANHRNREEVKEAFETGEGFAIRKSKTLRQNMAYYGLLNENSEGEKTVIRTSISYDEEIKDLRTLLVTQIFFFIILNIAIYICYKNYLKRDLFKKIESMREALESGDEIKTIYAKGDVWLVKFWKVVRDWQKENLKNIRKLNEEKTRLKRVISAVDLSIILADEESKIIMKNNALGYLYVNGKLDSIYKKVKYIEILNVINKGMKTKENIKEEIFISKLKKYLLVTVKYLEFKKEFLITIKDITRSRELGEIQKNFIANVSHELKTPLTNIKGYLIALEDAPQELQKNFLDIIRSNVEKLENITMDFLNISKIESSKIINLAPVPFERVKDEVEKILNGKVKKSGAVIEYNLDLKDENNYMNIDFEKTVTVLKNLIENGIIYNNKVPHITVSIKEEDDRYRVSVKDNGIGFPEQEKDNIFERFYRIDKARTSNVAGTGLGLSIVKETVDICGGKIEVFSSENEGSEFIFTLLK, from the coding sequence ATGGGCAAAATATCAGAATTATATGGTGATGCTGCAAAAAGAACACTTAAAGAAGATGCTCTTATGGTTAAAGAGCTTACAAATGGATATACTAAATCAAACTTTCAGGATATGTTTGGTAATGTAAAGAAAAGATTTACTCTTATAGATGCACAGGGAAATATTCTTTATGACTCTGAAAGATATACAAAAGAAGATGAAATGGCAAATCACAGAAACAGAGAGGAAGTAAAGGAAGCTTTTGAAACAGGTGAAGGATTTGCTATAAGAAAAAGTAAGACATTAAGACAAAATATGGCTTATTATGGTCTTCTTAATGAAAATAGCGAAGGAGAAAAAACTGTAATCAGAACATCAATAAGTTATGATGAAGAGATAAAAGATTTAAGAACTCTTCTTGTAACACAGATATTTTTCTTTATAATTTTAAATATTGCAATTTATATATGCTATAAAAATTATTTAAAAAGAGATTTGTTTAAAAAAATTGAAAGTATGAGAGAAGCTCTTGAAAGTGGAGATGAAATAAAAACAATCTATGCTAAAGGAGATGTCTGGCTTGTAAAATTCTGGAAAGTTGTAAGAGATTGGCAGAAAGAAAATCTTAAAAATATAAGAAAACTTAATGAAGAAAAAACAAGACTTAAAAGAGTTATATCAGCTGTAGATCTTTCAATAATTCTTGCAGATGAAGAATCTAAAATAATTATGAAGAACAATGCTCTTGGTTATCTTTATGTAAATGGAAAATTGGATTCTATTTATAAAAAAGTTAAATACATTGAGATACTTAATGTTATAAATAAAGGAATGAAAACAAAAGAAAATATAAAAGAAGAAATATTTATTTCAAAACTTAAAAAATATCTTCTTGTAACAGTTAAATATCTTGAATTTAAAAAAGAATTTTTGATTACAATAAAAGATATTACAAGAAGCAGAGAGCTTGGAGAAATACAGAAAAACTTTATAGCAAATGTAAGTCATGAATTAAAAACACCTCTTACAAATATAAAGGGATATTTAATTGCTCTTGAAGATGCACCTCAGGAACTTCAGAAAAACTTTCTTGATATAATAAGAAGTAATGTTGAAAAACTAGAAAATATAACAATGGATTTCTTAAATATATCTAAAATAGAAAGTTCTAAAATAATAAACCTTGCTCCAGTTCCTTTTGAAAGAGTAAAAGATGAAGTTGAAAAAATTCTTAATGGCAAAGTAAAAAAATCAGGAGCTGTTATAGAATATAATCTTGATTTAAAAGATGAAAATAACTATATGAATATAGATTTTGAAAAAACAGTGACAGTTTTAAAAAATCTTATTGAAAATGGAATAATATATAATAACAAAGTTCCTCATATTACTGTTTCAATAAAGGAAGAAGATGATAGATACAGAGTATCTGTTAAAGATAATGGAATAGGTTTTCCAGAACAGGAAAAAGATAATATCTTTGAAAGATTCTATAGAATTGATAAAGCTAGAACAAGCAATGTTGCTGGAACAGGTTTAGGACTTTCAATAGTAAAAGAAACTGTGGATATTTGTGGTGGAAAAATAGAAGTATTTTCATCTGAAAATGAGGGTTCAGAATTTATTTTTACACTTCTTAAATAA
- a CDS encoding PhoU domain-containing protein: MRNLHESINGITEHYIELCKNVDRLFRINMEMLKKDSFDRSLYGEAKLVEDMINAFDVKIKETSIMSIARFQPAAGDLRALITFIESSKMLERMGDLLLDTLVLMRKIEKKEGNMERDFGILENFLIKIDDIFQKYMEAFIEKDEKKAYVLLGMDEEINEIRGEIDSIIGSQMKEESKNIDAGILMLLINKKYERVSDKITQLAMSSIYNFSGENMRVVELLEREKHKSEEKEEAEE; the protein is encoded by the coding sequence ATGAGAAATCTTCACGAAAGTATCAATGGAATAACAGAACATTATATAGAACTTTGTAAAAATGTAGATAGACTTTTTAGAATAAATATGGAAATGTTAAAAAAAGATAGTTTTGACAGATCTCTTTATGGGGAAGCAAAGCTTGTTGAAGATATGATAAATGCTTTTGATGTAAAAATAAAAGAAACATCAATAATGTCAATAGCAAGATTTCAACCTGCTGCAGGAGATTTAAGAGCTCTTATAACATTTATAGAATCAAGTAAAATGCTTGAAAGAATGGGAGATCTTCTTCTTGATACTCTAGTCTTAATGAGAAAAATAGAAAAAAAAGAAGGAAATATGGAAAGAGATTTTGGAATTCTTGAAAATTTTCTTATAAAAATAGATGATATATTCCAAAAATATATGGAAGCTTTTATAGAAAAAGATGAGAAAAAAGCTTATGTTCTTCTTGGAATGGATGAAGAAATTAATGAAATAAGAGGAGAGATAGATTCTATTATCGGAAGCCAAATGAAAGAAGAATCAAAAAATATTGATGCAGGAATTCTTATGCTTCTTATTAACAAAAAGTATGAAAGAGTTTCAGATAAAATAACACAACTTGCTATGAGTTCAATTTATAATTTCAGTGGAGAAAATATGAGAGTAGTTGAACTTCTTGAGAGAGAAAAACATAAAAGTGAGGAAAAGGAAGAGGCAGAAGAATAG
- a CDS encoding glucarate dehydratase family protein — translation MKQGSPKVLKMDVYPVAGYDSALLTLSGCHSPYFTRNIVVLEDETGNKGIGEIHGGEAITEMLESYKPMVIGAEIADYRKVITDIRANGQKAKGDTGEGLQGLNISNLKFVVQAEAAIECAMLDLLGKFLNKPMAALLGDGGIQRREVPFLGYLFYIADPKKIDMPYLIETDCKDSWEKIRRQETLTPEGIVEQAKALYERYGFKDFKLKGGVLKGEEEMKAVEALHKAFPEARVNIDPNGAWSLEEAIRLCKDKHGVVAYMEDPCGPEAGFSSREIMSEFKTATNLKVATNMIATNWRQFYHAASERSVDIILADPHFWTLNGSVRMAYLLKDWGLTWGSHSNNHFDITLATFAQVAAAAPGNITPVDTHYIWQDGQGITKNPPVIKNGVIEITDKPGLGVEIDMEKLLKAHELYKTMPAQFRTRDDALAMQYLIKDWKYDSKKPCMVR, via the coding sequence ATGAAACAAGGTTCACCAAAAGTTTTAAAAATGGATGTATATCCTGTTGCTGGTTATGACAGTGCTTTGCTTACATTAAGTGGATGTCATTCTCCATATTTTACAAGAAATATAGTTGTTTTAGAAGACGAAACAGGGAATAAAGGTATTGGAGAGATTCATGGTGGAGAAGCTATAACTGAAATGCTTGAAAGTTATAAGCCAATGGTAATAGGTGCAGAAATAGCAGATTATAGAAAAGTAATTACTGATATAAGAGCAAATGGACAAAAAGCAAAAGGAGATACAGGAGAAGGATTACAAGGATTAAATATAAGCAATTTAAAATTTGTTGTTCAAGCAGAAGCAGCAATAGAATGTGCAATGCTTGATTTATTAGGAAAGTTTTTAAATAAACCTATGGCAGCTCTTCTTGGTGATGGAGGAATCCAAAGAAGAGAAGTTCCTTTCTTGGGATATTTATTTTATATAGCAGATCCTAAAAAAATAGATATGCCTTATTTAATTGAAACAGATTGTAAAGATTCTTGGGAAAAAATAAGAAGACAAGAAACTTTAACACCAGAAGGAATAGTAGAACAAGCTAAAGCTTTATATGAAAGATATGGATTTAAAGATTTTAAATTAAAAGGTGGAGTATTAAAAGGAGAAGAAGAAATGAAAGCGGTAGAAGCTCTTCATAAAGCTTTTCCTGAAGCAAGGGTAAATATAGATCCAAATGGAGCATGGTCTTTAGAAGAAGCAATAAGATTATGTAAAGATAAACATGGTGTAGTTGCTTATATGGAAGATCCTTGTGGACCTGAAGCTGGATTCTCAAGTAGAGAAATTATGAGTGAATTTAAAACTGCTACAAATTTAAAAGTTGCAACTAATATGATTGCTACTAACTGGAGACAGTTCTATCATGCAGCTTCAGAAAGATCAGTTGATATAATTCTTGCAGATCCTCATTTCTGGACATTAAATGGAAGTGTAAGAATGGCTTATTTATTAAAAGACTGGGGATTAACATGGGGATCTCATTCAAACAATCACTTTGATATAACACTAGCAACATTTGCACAAGTTGCAGCAGCAGCTCCTGGAAATATAACTCCAGTGGATACTCATTACATCTGGCAAGATGGACAGGGAATAACAAAAAATCCTCCTGTAATAAAAAATGGAGTAATAGAAATAACTGATAAACCTGGTTTAGGTGTGGAAATAGATATGGAAAAATTATTAAAAGCTCATGAACTATATAAAACAATGCCTGCACAATTTAGAACTCGTGATGATGCTTTAGCAATGCAATATTTGATAAAAGATTGGAAATATGATTCTAAAAAACCTTGTATGGTTAGATAG
- a CDS encoding response regulator transcription factor — protein sequence MRVLIVEDDMEIQQLVSYFFKKENYEVQTAGDGLEGLKAVKSFKPDLIVLDIMLPSLDGKNFTSIVRDMSAEYGDPVIIMLTAKTEIEDVLEGLQLGADDYMKKPFDPRELVLRARKFLEGKNVGKSGRYSFKQVVVDEKRRIVKDGEEEVELSKKEFDLLLLLIKNQGIVLSREKILDRVWESNYYTGDRSVDIYISKLREKVKSIAENIKTVKGVGYKLEEKR from the coding sequence ATGAGAGTTTTAATAGTAGAAGATGATATGGAAATACAACAGCTGGTAAGTTATTTTTTTAAAAAAGAAAATTATGAAGTTCAGACAGCTGGTGACGGACTTGAAGGATTAAAAGCAGTGAAAAGCTTTAAACCTGATCTTATTGTATTAGATATTATGCTCCCAAGTCTTGATGGAAAAAATTTTACAAGTATAGTAAGAGATATGTCTGCTGAATATGGAGATCCTGTAATAATAATGCTTACAGCAAAAACAGAAATAGAAGATGTTCTTGAAGGTCTTCAGTTAGGAGCAGATGACTATATGAAAAAGCCTTTTGATCCAAGAGAACTTGTTCTTCGTGCAAGAAAATTCTTAGAAGGAAAAAATGTTGGAAAATCTGGAAGATATAGTTTTAAACAGGTTGTTGTAGATGAAAAAAGGCGTATTGTAAAAGATGGAGAGGAAGAGGTAGAACTTTCTAAAAAAGAATTTGATCTTCTTCTTTTGCTTATAAAAAATCAGGGAATAGTCTTATCAAGAGAGAAAATCCTTGACAGAGTATGGGAGTCAAATTATTACACTGGAGACAGATCAGTTGATATTTATATTTCAAAATTAAGAGAAAAAGTTAAAAGTATTGCTGAAAACATTAAAACAGTGAAGGGGGTCGGGTACAAATTAGAAGAAAAGAGATAA
- a CDS encoding acyl-CoA dehydrogenase family protein — MLFKTTEAHEALRARVREFAENEVKPIAFMLDQNNEFPSEAIKKLGEMDLMGIPYPKEYGGAGLDALSYAIAVEELSRVDGGTGVILSAHVSLGSYPIMAFGTEEQKKKYLVPLAKGEKIGAFGLTEPNAGSDAGGTETTAVLQGDHYILNGEKIFITNAPKADTYIIFAVTTPDIGTKGISAFIVEKGWEGFTFGDHYDKLGIRSSSTAQLLFNDVKVPKENLLGKEGEGFKIAMATLDGGRIGIASQALGIAQGAYEHALEYAKERIQFGKPIAHQQIISFKLADMATKLRAARFLVYSAAELKEHHEPYGMESAMAKQYASDICLEVVNDALQIFGGTGYLKGMEVERAYRDAKICTIYEGTNEIQRVVIAAHIIGKIAKEGGSSKKKGPIAGLRKKMILKEGTVEERVKTLVDALKADGYDFTVGIDLDTPITKADRVVSAGRGVGKKENMELIKNLAVQAGAAVGSSRPVAEEWKYVPLNRYVGMSGQKFNGNLYIACGISGAGQHLKGIKDATTIVAINSNANAPIFKNADYGIVGTIEEVLPVLTAALDNGEPKKEAPPMKKMKKPFIKKSAPSYKIHVCSGCGYEYDQEIGDPENEIKPGTTFEKLPEEWICPLCGESKDEFIEV; from the coding sequence ATGCTTTTTAAAACTACTGAGGCCCATGAGGCTCTTCGTGCAAGAGTAAGAGAATTTGCAGAAAATGAGGTAAAACCGATTGCGTTTATGCTTGATCAAAATAATGAATTTCCTTCAGAGGCAATAAAAAAACTTGGAGAAATGGATTTAATGGGAATTCCATATCCTAAAGAGTATGGAGGAGCAGGACTTGATGCTTTAAGTTATGCAATAGCAGTTGAAGAACTTTCAAGAGTAGATGGAGGAACAGGAGTTATTTTATCAGCTCATGTATCTCTTGGATCATATCCTATAATGGCTTTTGGAACAGAAGAACAAAAGAAAAAATATCTTGTACCTTTAGCTAAAGGAGAAAAAATAGGAGCATTTGGACTTACAGAACCAAATGCAGGAAGTGATGCAGGAGGAACAGAGACAACAGCAGTTCTTCAGGGAGATCACTATATTCTTAATGGAGAAAAAATATTTATAACAAATGCCCCTAAGGCAGATACATATATTATATTTGCAGTAACAACACCAGATATAGGAACAAAAGGAATAAGTGCTTTCATAGTTGAAAAAGGATGGGAAGGATTTACATTTGGAGATCATTATGACAAACTTGGAATCCGTTCATCATCAACAGCACAGCTTTTATTCAATGATGTAAAAGTTCCTAAAGAAAATCTTCTTGGAAAAGAGGGAGAAGGATTTAAAATTGCTATGGCAACTCTTGATGGAGGAAGAATAGGAATTGCTTCTCAGGCTTTAGGAATTGCTCAGGGAGCTTATGAACATGCTCTTGAATATGCAAAAGAAAGAATTCAGTTTGGAAAACCTATAGCACATCAGCAAATTATATCTTTCAAACTTGCTGATATGGCAACAAAATTAAGAGCAGCAAGATTTTTAGTTTATAGTGCTGCAGAACTTAAAGAACATCATGAACCTTATGGAATGGAATCAGCAATGGCAAAACAGTATGCTTCAGATATATGTCTTGAAGTTGTAAATGATGCTCTTCAAATTTTTGGTGGTACTGGATACCTTAAAGGAATGGAAGTAGAAAGAGCATACAGAGATGCTAAAATCTGTACTATCTATGAAGGAACAAACGAAATTCAAAGAGTGGTTATAGCAGCTCATATTATAGGTAAGATTGCAAAAGAAGGAGGAAGTTCTAAAAAGAAAGGTCCTATTGCAGGTCTTAGAAAGAAAATGATTTTAAAAGAAGGAACAGTAGAAGAAAGAGTAAAAACTTTAGTTGATGCTCTTAAAGCTGATGGATATGATTTTACTGTTGGAATAGATTTAGATACTCCTATTACAAAAGCTGACCGTGTTGTAAGTGCTGGAAGAGGAGTAGGTAAAAAGGAAAATATGGAACTTATTAAAAATCTTGCAGTACAGGCAGGAGCAGCAGTAGGTTCATCTCGTCCTGTAGCAGAAGAATGGAAATATGTCCCTTTAAACCGTTATGTTGGAATGTCAGGACAAAAGTTTAATGGAAACCTATATATAGCTTGTGGAATTTCAGGTGCAGGACAGCACTTAAAAGGAATAAAAGATGCAACAACAATAGTAGCAATAAACAGCAATGCAAATGCTCCTATATTTAAGAATGCAGATTATGGAATAGTTGGAACAATAGAGGAAGTACTTCCTGTTTTAACAGCAGCACTTGATAATGGTGAACCTAAAAAAGAAGCACCTCCTATGAAAAAAATGAAAAAACCTTTCATTAAAAAATCAGCTCCAAGCTACAAGATTCATGTGTGCAGTGGTTGTGGATATGAATATGACCAAGAAATTGGAGATCCTGAAAATGAAATTAAACCTGGAACAACTTTTGAAAAACTTCCTGAAGAATGGATTTGTCCATTATGTGGAGAATCAAAAGATGAATTTATTGAAGTTTAA
- the pstB gene encoding phosphate ABC transporter ATP-binding protein PstB, with amino-acid sequence MENTIRLKVNNFNFYYDKFQALKDINMEIQENKVTALIGPSGCGKSTFLRSINRMNDLIEGVRYEGVIEFDGKNIFNPDNDIVELRKKIGMVFQKPNPFPKTIYENIVYGPKLHGEKDKKVLDEIVINSLKAVALWDEVKDKLHQSALGLSGGQQQRLCIARAIAVKPEILLMDEPTSALDPISTLKIEELIRELQKDYTIIIVTHNMQQAARISDFTGFFYQGKLEEFDKTDIIFTKPNKKKTEDYITGKFG; translated from the coding sequence ATGGAAAATACAATAAGACTTAAGGTCAATAACTTTAACTTTTATTATGATAAGTTTCAGGCTCTTAAGGATATAAACATGGAGATACAAGAAAATAAAGTAACGGCTCTTATAGGTCCTTCAGGATGTGGGAAATCAACATTCTTAAGATCTATAAACAGGATGAATGACCTTATTGAAGGTGTAAGATATGAAGGTGTAATAGAGTTTGATGGAAAAAATATTTTTAATCCAGATAATGATATAGTTGAATTGAGAAAAAAAATAGGAATGGTTTTCCAAAAGCCAAATCCATTCCCTAAAACAATATATGAAAATATTGTTTATGGTCCTAAACTTCACGGAGAAAAAGATAAAAAAGTTCTTGATGAAATAGTAATAAATAGTTTAAAGGCAGTAGCTTTATGGGATGAAGTAAAGGATAAACTTCATCAGTCAGCACTTGGACTTTCAGGAGGACAGCAACAAAGACTTTGCATTGCAAGGGCAATAGCAGTAAAACCAGAAATACTTCTTATGGACGAACCTACATCAGCTCTTGATCCTATTTCAACTTTAAAAATAGAAGAACTTATAAGAGAACTTCAGAAAGATTATACTATAATAATAGTTACACATAATATGCAGCAAGCTGCAAGAATTTCAGATTTTACAGGATTTTTCTATCAAGGAAAACTAGAAGAGTTTGATAAAACAGATATAATTTTTACTAAGCCTAACAAGAAAAAAACAGAAGATTATATAACAGGTAAATTTGGATAG
- a CDS encoding FprA family A-type flavoprotein, protein MHCVRKVTEDLYWVGANDHRLNLFENIHPISRGVSYNSYLLMDKKTVLFDTVDWSVCRQFLENVKAVLDGRNLDYLVINHMEPDHAASIEEILLRYPKVKVISTEKAFMLMHQFGFDVEERKEVVKEGDVKSFGKHTVTFVSAPMVHWPEAMVTFDTTNGVLFAADAFGSFGALDGKLFNDEVNFDRDWIDEARRYYTNIVGKYGPHVQALLKKAAGIDIKIICPLHGPVWRSNLGYFIDKYDKWSRYEPEEKGVMIVYASMYGNTESAATVLASKLVEKGITNVVMYDVSNTHVSQLISETFKYSHIVLASVTYNLGIYPLMHNYLMDMKALNVQNRTVAIVENGSWACKSGDLMAEFLDDMKQMSVLNERLTMVSSLNEEKIDEMDVLVDGIIESMKD, encoded by the coding sequence ATGCATTGTGTGAGAAAAGTAACAGAAGATTTATACTGGGTTGGTGCTAATGATCATCGTTTAAATCTTTTTGAAAATATACACCCTATTTCTCGTGGGGTATCATATAACTCTTATCTTTTAATGGATAAAAAGACAGTATTATTTGATACTGTAGACTGGTCTGTATGCCGTCAGTTCTTAGAAAATGTCAAAGCAGTTCTTGACGGAAGAAATTTAGATTATCTTGTAATAAATCATATGGAGCCAGATCATGCTGCATCTATAGAAGAGATACTTCTTCGTTATCCTAAGGTAAAAGTAATCAGCACTGAAAAAGCTTTTATGCTTATGCATCAATTTGGATTTGATGTTGAAGAGAGAAAAGAAGTTGTTAAAGAAGGAGATGTGAAATCTTTTGGAAAACATACTGTAACTTTTGTATCTGCACCTATGGTTCACTGGCCTGAAGCTATGGTTACATTTGATACTACAAATGGAGTTCTTTTTGCAGCAGATGCTTTTGGATCTTTTGGAGCTCTTGATGGAAAACTATTTAATGATGAAGTTAATTTTGACAGAGACTGGATAGATGAAGCAAGAAGATACTATACAAATATAGTTGGAAAATATGGGCCACATGTACAAGCTCTTCTTAAAAAAGCAGCAGGTATAGATATTAAAATAATTTGTCCTTTACATGGTCCAGTATGGCGTTCAAATCTTGGATATTTTATAGATAAGTATGATAAATGGAGTAGATATGAACCTGAAGAAAAAGGGGTAATGATAGTTTATGCTTCTATGTATGGAAATACAGAGAGTGCAGCAACAGTTCTTGCTTCAAAACTTGTAGAAAAAGGTATTACAAATGTTGTTATGTATGATGTTTCAAATACTCATGTATCACAGCTTATATCAGAAACATTCAAGTACAGTCATATAGTTTTGGCATCAGTAACATATAATCTTGGAATTTATCCATTAATGCACAATTATTTAATGGATATGAAGGCTTTAAATGTACAGAACCGTACAGTGGCTATTGTGGAGAATGGTTCATGGGCATGTAAGTCTGGAGATTTAATGGCAGAGTTTTTAGATGATATGAAACAAATGTCAGTTTTAAATGAAAGACTTACAATGGTATCTTCTCTAAATGAAGAGAAAATTGATGAGATGGATGTTCTTGTTGATGGAATTATTGAATCAATGAAAGATTAA
- the pstC gene encoding phosphate ABC transporter permease subunit PstC, translating to MNLRKIVDKCMKYCIFLIGGFNVVIVFLIFLFILTNSMKAFEDVSLSKFFLGREWISLSEKYGLLPLLSGSFRVTLVALGISVPISIMSAVYMAEYANKKTRDIFKLLIETMSALPSVVLGYIGLYVLSALVKNIFNLNTGLTALTGGILLSFMAIPTMVSISDDAIRALDPSYKEASLAMGANKLETVVKIILPAAFPGIFAGIMLGFGRIIGETITVLMVTGNAPILGGGILSPVRTLTATIAAEMGEVVNGSTHYYVLFAVGLVLFGISFITNTIADYFINKSRKIMRK from the coding sequence ATGAATTTAAGAAAAATCGTAGATAAATGTATGAAATATTGTATATTTTTAATCGGCGGATTTAATGTTGTAATAGTTTTTCTTATATTTTTATTTATATTGACAAATAGCATGAAAGCTTTTGAAGATGTATCGTTATCAAAGTTTTTCTTAGGAAGAGAATGGATTTCTCTTTCAGAAAAATATGGACTTCTTCCTTTGCTATCAGGTTCTTTCCGTGTAACTTTAGTAGCACTTGGAATATCTGTTCCTATAAGTATTATGAGTGCAGTATACATGGCAGAATATGCAAATAAAAAAACAAGAGATATTTTTAAACTTCTTATAGAAACAATGTCTGCACTTCCTTCAGTTGTACTTGGATATATAGGGCTTTATGTATTATCAGCATTAGTAAAAAATATATTTAATCTTAATACAGGGCTTACAGCTCTTACAGGAGGAATACTTCTTTCTTTTATGGCTATTCCAACTATGGTAAGTATATCAGATGATGCTATAAGGGCACTTGATCCTTCATATAAAGAAGCTTCTCTTGCAATGGGAGCGAATAAATTGGAAACAGTTGTAAAAATAATACTTCCAGCAGCGTTTCCTGGAATTTTTGCAGGGATAATGCTTGGGTTTGGAAGAATAATAGGTGAAACAATAACGGTTTTAATGGTAACAGGAAATGCTCCTATTTTAGGAGGAGGAATTCTTTCTCCAGTAAGAACTCTTACAGCAACAATAGCTGCAGAAATGGGGGAAGTTGTAAATGGCAGCACACATTATTATGTACTTTTTGCAGTTGGACTTGTACTTTTCGGAATAAGTTTTATAACAAATACAATAGCAGATTATTTTATAAATAAATCAAGAAAGATAATGAGAAAATAA